One Lysinibacillus fusiformis genomic window carries:
- a CDS encoding DUF2306 domain-containing protein, with protein MNKKTWLIVSCLAILIAGYSVVQYFIMDAHQAGFVKLKLMFISTLNSFWYIMLYIHIVAGVVALVIGPFTLLSKFREKNINRHRMLGKIYLLGIVFGGVSGLYLAFYATGGLISQLGFGFLSIVWLMTIFQALAKIRHKNIHGHQKWMIRNYALTFAAVTLRIWLVLFTILMGYENFILYYPMIAWLCWVPNLIVAEWFIQRKLNVRKQQKSVDLQL; from the coding sequence ATGAATAAAAAAACTTGGCTTATCGTTAGCTGCTTAGCAATTCTTATAGCTGGTTATTCTGTGGTTCAATATTTTATTATGGATGCACATCAAGCGGGGTTTGTAAAATTGAAGCTTATGTTTATTTCTACACTGAATTCGTTTTGGTACATAATGCTTTATATACATATCGTAGCTGGTGTAGTAGCGTTAGTAATTGGCCCCTTTACCTTATTGTCAAAGTTTAGAGAGAAAAATATCAATCGTCATCGAATGTTGGGGAAAATTTATTTGTTAGGTATTGTATTCGGCGGTGTTTCAGGACTTTACCTAGCGTTTTATGCTACAGGGGGATTGATCTCTCAATTGGGTTTTGGTTTCTTATCTATCGTTTGGCTGATGACAATATTCCAAGCACTTGCTAAAATTCGCCATAAAAATATTCATGGTCATCAAAAGTGGATGATAAGAAATTACGCCTTAACATTTGCCGCTGTAACATTAAGAATTTGGCTAGTGTTGTTCACGATTCTAATGGGTTATGAAAATTTCATACTTTATTACCCTATGATTGCTTGGCTATGTTGGGTACCCAATTTAATTGTTGCAGAATGGTTTATACAACGAAAACTTAACGTCAGAAAGCAGCAAAAAAGTGTTGATTTACAACTTTAA
- a CDS encoding GNAT family N-acetyltransferase: protein MNKIRTETERLVIRLIEEEDYSSWLTQYENRLPSQHKYDEGKLDMSICTKEWFRDLVTKHHQMAEDDKVYVFGVFRKVDNTHIGFIDFSTIMREEFQWARFGYTIHNHFWRKGYGKEAVKAAINLAFEKLNYHRIEAHINLDNIASIKLAECVGMVYECTRKGFIYEDDKWTDQLVYFINAK from the coding sequence TTGAATAAGATAAGAACTGAAACAGAAAGATTAGTTATTCGATTAATAGAAGAGGAAGATTATTCTTCTTGGCTTACCCAATATGAAAATCGTTTACCTTCTCAACATAAATACGATGAAGGTAAATTAGATATGAGCATCTGTACGAAAGAATGGTTTCGTGATTTAGTTACTAAACATCATCAGATGGCTGAGGATGACAAGGTATATGTATTTGGAGTATTTAGAAAAGTAGATAATACTCATATTGGCTTTATAGACTTTTCGACAATTATGAGGGAAGAATTTCAATGGGCCAGGTTCGGATATACAATTCACAACCACTTTTGGAGAAAAGGGTATGGTAAAGAAGCTGTAAAAGCAGCCATTAATCTAGCGTTTGAAAAATTAAATTATCATCGAATAGAAGCGCACATAAACCTTGATAATATAGCATCTATAAAGTTAGCAGAATGTGTTGGAATGGTTTATGAATGCACGAGGAAAGGATTCATATACGAGGACGACAAGTGGACTGATCAACTAGTTTACTTTATAAACGCAAAGTAA
- a CDS encoding HNH endonuclease domain-containing protein — protein sequence MNWTEQNPKLEVQFDTDLEQFFFIKPMTPQQFMLSHERINLTSARKPLNGYQKGKCFYCYWPISIESNQLNTCDIDHFVPLSTQFNSTHDLDLNGVWNLVLCCQDCNRGEANGKFARLPEDHLLQRLYKRNEYLIESNHPLKETITIRTGKNPQ from the coding sequence GTGAACTGGACTGAACAAAATCCAAAACTAGAGGTTCAGTTTGATACAGACCTTGAGCAGTTTTTCTTTATAAAGCCTATGACGCCACAGCAGTTTATGTTGTCACATGAAAGAATCAATCTAACTTCTGCTAGAAAGCCCTTAAACGGGTATCAAAAGGGCAAATGCTTCTATTGCTATTGGCCGATTTCAATTGAAAGTAACCAATTGAATACTTGTGACATAGATCATTTCGTGCCGCTCTCGACACAGTTCAACAGTACACATGATTTAGACTTAAATGGCGTTTGGAATCTAGTTCTATGCTGTCAGGATTGCAATAGAGGAGAAGCTAATGGGAAGTTTGCTAGATTACCTGAAGACCATCTTTTACAACGATTGTATAAACGTAATGAGTATCTAATCGAAAGTAATCATCCGCTAAAAGAAACGATAACTATACGAACAGGGAAAAACCCGCAGTAA
- a CDS encoding M15 family metallopeptidase domain-containing protein yields MVKINEKRNNNMPRLSRAFITCTNSLSIAIPRVLKMHRSQARQNTLFAQGRTGPGPIVLVH; encoded by the coding sequence ATGGTGAAGATAAATGAAAAGCGTAACAATAACATGCCGAGACTTAGCAGAGCTTTTATCACCTGCACAAACAGCCTGTCGATTGCTATTCCAAGAGTGCTGAAAATGCATCGCAGTCAAGCACGCCAAAATACCTTGTTTGCACAAGGTCGAACAGGACCAGGGCCAATTGTACTTGTGCATTAA
- a CDS encoding protein NO VEIN domain-containing protein codes for MLKDYMLFNNLKEELMKSPIDYLKLHEFQKEIGELGEQFVYEYELKKLQDTDFADKIDKTKANDNTNGYDILSYTKTGKKLHIEVKATVTSKEEFYISQHEFEVAKEIVEKGGLYKVYFVKEILGNPQLEIIDDILGEEKYFKKASSLENG; via the coding sequence ATGTTAAAAGATTATATGTTGTTCAATAATCTCAAAGAAGAATTGATGAAGTCACCAATTGATTACTTGAAGTTACATGAGTTCCAAAAGGAAATAGGTGAATTAGGTGAACAATTTGTTTATGAATATGAATTAAAAAAGTTACAAGATACCGATTTTGCAGACAAAATTGATAAGACAAAAGCAAACGATAACACTAATGGTTATGATATTCTTTCGTACACAAAAACAGGAAAAAAACTACATATAGAGGTGAAAGCAACTGTAACTTCTAAAGAAGAGTTTTATATATCGCAACATGAATTTGAAGTTGCTAAAGAGATAGTAGAAAAAGGCGGATTATATAAAGTATATTTTGTGAAGGAGATTTTGGGGAATCCTCAATTAGAAATAATAGATGATATTTTAGGTGAAGAAAAATACTTTAAGAAGGCTTCCTCCTTGGAAAATGGCTAA
- the deoD gene encoding purine-nucleoside phosphorylase, with product MSIHINAKKGEIADTILLPGDPLRAKYIAETFLEDVTCYNEVRNMFGYTGTYKGKRISVQGTGMGVPSISIYATELMQEYDVQKLIRVGTCGAIQKDVKVRDVILAQAATSDTRMNQIIWGGAIDFAPISDFDLLLKAYNAGKEAGLNLKVGNIFTADLFYSDEHQNEKLAQYGVLAVEMESAALYTLAAKFGRQALSVLTVSDHIITGEVTTSEERQTTFNDMIVVALEAAIQE from the coding sequence ATGAGTATTCATATTAATGCAAAAAAAGGCGAGATCGCTGACACAATTTTACTTCCAGGAGATCCGCTACGTGCAAAATACATCGCAGAAACTTTTTTAGAGGATGTTACTTGTTATAACGAAGTTCGTAATATGTTTGGTTATACAGGTACGTATAAAGGTAAACGTATTTCTGTACAAGGAACGGGTATGGGTGTGCCATCTATTTCGATTTACGCAACAGAGTTAATGCAAGAATATGATGTTCAAAAATTAATCCGCGTAGGTACTTGTGGTGCAATTCAAAAAGATGTAAAAGTTCGTGACGTAATTTTAGCGCAAGCAGCTACATCTGATACGCGTATGAATCAAATTATATGGGGTGGGGCAATCGATTTTGCACCGATTTCAGATTTTGATTTACTATTAAAAGCGTATAATGCGGGTAAAGAAGCTGGTCTAAACTTAAAAGTTGGGAACATCTTCACAGCAGATTTATTCTATTCGGATGAACACCAAAATGAAAAGCTTGCTCAATACGGTGTACTAGCAGTTGAAATGGAATCAGCAGCGCTTTACACACTAGCAGCTAAATTTGGCCGTCAAGCACTTTCTGTATTAACAGTAAGTGACCACATCATTACTGGCGAAGTAACAACTTCAGAAGAACGCCAAACAACATTCAATGATATGATCGTTGTTGCGTTAGAGGCAGCTATTCAAGAGTAG
- a CDS encoding phage holin family protein: METNTLWASVIGGITVWIVYLIGGVDELIRALTILMAIDLTLGVMVAWLIKDVDSRKAFKGLLKKTAMILMVVAAVQLDNATDSGDFMRNAMILFLIGMEGISMIENLGHLGIKVPRFLQNAFTQLKNDKEDKPKDGEDKPKDGEDK, translated from the coding sequence ATGGAAACAAATACGCTTTGGGCATCAGTTATTGGTGGTATTACTGTGTGGATTGTATATTTAATTGGCGGTGTTGATGAATTGATAAGAGCTTTAACAATTTTAATGGCTATCGATCTCACATTAGGCGTAATGGTCGCTTGGTTAATTAAAGACGTAGATTCACGTAAGGCTTTTAAGGGGCTTTTAAAAAAGACAGCAATGATATTAATGGTCGTAGCAGCAGTGCAATTGGACAATGCTACAGACAGTGGCGATTTTATGCGTAATGCTATGATTCTCTTTCTAATCGGTATGGAAGGAATCAGCATGATAGAAAACCTTGGACATTTAGGTATTAAGGTACCTCGATTTTTGCAGAACGCATTTACACAATTAAAAAACGATAAAGAAGATAAACCGAAAGATGGTGAAGATAAACCGAAGGATGGTGAAGATAAATGA
- a CDS encoding membrane lipoprotein lipid attachment site-containing protein, producing the protein MKKILLVFLAVFILTACNSSTLSISEIEIVPNKVQKVIDEKYTLQKINEGEDISYIVFRSKGTVTTDLETQGNTLIVKLDVTNQQDNAIEQHVYKLTLDPNHDTIDIHINGKSTTIDIVTGI; encoded by the coding sequence TTGAAGAAAATACTTTTAGTGTTCTTGGCAGTATTTATTTTAACAGCATGTAATTCATCAACGTTAAGTATTAGTGAAATTGAGATTGTTCCAAATAAAGTACAAAAAGTAATTGATGAAAAATATACACTTCAAAAAATCAATGAAGGTGAAGATATTTCTTATATCGTTTTTCGGTCAAAAGGAACAGTTACAACAGACCTTGAAACGCAAGGTAACACATTAATAGTAAAGTTAGATGTAACGAATCAACAAGATAATGCAATAGAACAGCATGTCTATAAATTAACATTAGACCCTAACCATGATACGATTGATATTCACATCAATGGAAAATCTACAACTATTGATATTGTAACAGGTATATAA
- a CDS encoding YozE family protein, with protein MKKSFYLYVLTFRGGNWSDGKVRFAEEMFHEHNFPKQSSDFDELSTYIEIYATDNLTTEVFDELWDLYVGHER; from the coding sequence ATGAAAAAGAGCTTTTATTTATATGTATTAACATTCCGTGGTGGAAATTGGTCAGATGGAAAGGTGCGTTTCGCAGAAGAGATGTTTCATGAGCATAATTTTCCTAAACAAAGTTCTGATTTCGATGAGCTATCTACATATATAGAAATATATGCAACAGATAATTTAACAACAGAAGTTTTTGATGAATTATGGGATTTATATGTCGGACATGAACGATAA
- a CDS encoding CsxC family protein produces the protein MSDQLSNQNPPCPVSSVEQIPLNSANTPVVSTPIATPIVKIPVVLSEPTLQIVVESDITLNPAATEIKRVKKNVFLNQVKLVPVRFTRIAGTDFFRVTRAKLFVAGHIRKNIEYASAECNGALRDRIADVPFSGFADLTFPQEAGGPTPILGISEFAEANFLNENTQLDARLDKAFFQNLVKYNEQPFGELVAANFFELDFSPIMTRPEGTFSTLREKIVLELTVKVLQVQQIRLAAGSVVTPVLSALTPPASTVITPPTNLC, from the coding sequence TTGAGTGATCAATTAAGTAATCAGAATCCACCTTGTCCTGTATCATCAGTTGAACAAATACCATTAAATAGTGCGAATACTCCAGTAGTCTCTACACCAATCGCGACGCCAATTGTTAAAATCCCGGTTGTACTGTCAGAACCAACACTTCAAATCGTTGTGGAGTCGGATATTACGCTTAATCCTGCAGCAACTGAAATCAAAAGAGTGAAAAAAAATGTATTCTTGAATCAAGTTAAACTGGTACCAGTTCGATTTACACGTATTGCTGGCACTGACTTTTTTAGGGTAACAAGAGCTAAATTATTTGTAGCAGGACATATTCGTAAAAATATAGAATATGCTTCAGCAGAGTGTAATGGGGCACTTCGAGATAGAATTGCTGATGTTCCATTTTCTGGTTTTGCAGACCTAACTTTCCCACAAGAAGCTGGAGGTCCTACTCCAATCTTAGGAATTTCAGAGTTTGCCGAGGCGAACTTCCTTAATGAAAATACCCAACTAGATGCTCGATTGGATAAGGCTTTCTTCCAAAATCTTGTCAAATACAATGAACAACCATTTGGCGAGTTAGTAGCTGCAAACTTCTTTGAACTTGATTTTTCACCAATTATGACAAGACCAGAAGGTACTTTCAGCACATTGCGTGAAAAAATCGTCCTGGAACTTACTGTAAAAGTACTACAAGTGCAACAAATCCGCCTTGCGGCTGGTAGTGTAGTAACACCTGTTCTTTCAGCACTTACTCCTCCAGCTAGTACTGTTATTACTCCACCTACTAATCTTTGTTAA
- a CDS encoding 2,3-butanediol dehydrogenase — translation MKAAVWYGEKDIRIEERELKTLKDNEVTVRVAWAGICGSDLHEYQEGPVFVPTKEKDVLTGEIAPLIMGHEFAGTIEKVGANVTKFKVGDRVAINPTLTHGNKPEDVDAYDGFSFIGLHGDGGFTTFANAPENNVYILPETMTLEDGALVEPTAVAVQAVKEGNLRFGDTVAIFGAGPIGLLTAIAAKAAGASKIIVLDLSETRLAKAQELGATHVINSGEVNAIEAIRAIVPDGVDVAFEVAGVAPTFKQAIDATRARGTMVIVSIFARPIEWNPIHLTNTGVKITSSIAYTPTSFQQTVDLMGTGQLKPQGIITSRIQLDDIVEKGFEALTNDKSQAKILVELSGEK, via the coding sequence ATGAAAGCAGCAGTATGGTATGGCGAAAAAGATATTCGTATTGAGGAAAGAGAATTAAAAACTCTTAAAGATAATGAGGTAACAGTTCGTGTTGCTTGGGCTGGTATTTGTGGTAGTGATTTGCATGAATATCAAGAAGGTCCAGTCTTTGTTCCAACAAAAGAAAAAGACGTATTAACTGGCGAAATTGCTCCACTTATTATGGGACATGAGTTTGCTGGTACTATTGAAAAAGTTGGCGCTAACGTAACTAAATTTAAAGTTGGCGACCGCGTTGCGATTAACCCAACATTAACTCATGGTAACAAACCTGAAGATGTAGATGCTTATGATGGCTTTAGCTTCATCGGCTTGCACGGTGATGGTGGATTTACTACTTTTGCAAATGCTCCTGAAAACAATGTTTACATACTTCCTGAAACAATGACGCTTGAAGACGGAGCGCTTGTTGAACCTACAGCTGTCGCAGTACAAGCTGTAAAAGAAGGTAATTTACGATTTGGTGATACTGTGGCGATTTTTGGTGCTGGTCCAATCGGTTTATTAACTGCAATTGCAGCAAAAGCAGCTGGTGCAAGTAAAATTATCGTGTTAGATTTATCTGAAACACGACTTGCAAAAGCACAAGAGCTTGGCGCTACTCACGTTATCAACTCTGGTGAAGTAAATGCCATAGAAGCCATTCGCGCTATCGTTCCAGATGGTGTTGATGTGGCATTTGAAGTTGCTGGTGTTGCACCAACATTTAAACAAGCAATCGATGCAACAAGAGCTCGCGGTACAATGGTCATCGTATCGATTTTTGCTCGTCCAATCGAATGGAATCCAATCCATTTAACAAATACAGGTGTGAAAATCACTTCAAGTATCGCTTACACACCAACATCGTTCCAACAAACAGTTGACTTAATGGGTACTGGTCAATTGAAACCACAAGGAATTATCACTAGCCGTATCCAATTAGATGATATCGTAGAAAAAGGCTTTGAAGCTCTAACAAACGATAAATCACAAGCTAAAATCTTAGTAGAATTAAGCGGCGAAAAATAA
- a CDS encoding TetR/AcrR family transcriptional regulator has product MVNQKKEDPRAVRSKRMLKKAVIDLLIENPDISKLTVQKISQYAELNRATFYLHFFDIGDLLKQLVYDIFDDLSLEMSPVLQIDDINNHEQLITFLDYFYKHRKILAVLFEHPGFKKKLHMILKESIILQSARADTDSTGVTLSMDILASSILGIIMWWLKDGVHFSSEYIANQIIELYR; this is encoded by the coding sequence ATGGTCAATCAAAAAAAAGAGGATCCTCGTGCAGTTCGCTCAAAGCGAATGCTTAAAAAAGCTGTGATAGATTTATTGATTGAAAACCCTGATATTTCTAAACTGACAGTTCAAAAAATATCCCAATACGCCGAGCTAAATCGCGCAACTTTTTATTTGCATTTTTTTGATATTGGGGATTTATTAAAGCAGTTGGTTTACGATATTTTCGACGACTTGTCGTTGGAAATGTCTCCAGTTTTACAAATTGACGATATCAATAACCATGAACAATTAATTACGTTTTTAGATTATTTTTATAAGCATCGAAAAATTTTAGCCGTTCTATTTGAACATCCAGGTTTCAAAAAGAAATTACATATGATTTTAAAGGAATCAATTATCCTACAAAGCGCAAGAGCGGATACTGATTCGACAGGAGTAACTTTATCCATGGATATTCTCGCATCCTCAATCCTTGGTATAATCATGTGGTGGCTAAAAGATGGGGTTCATTTTAGCTCCGAATATATAGCAAATCAAATTATTGAATTATATCGATAA